A part of Thalassophryne amazonica chromosome 3, fThaAma1.1, whole genome shotgun sequence genomic DNA contains:
- the cyldb gene encoding ubiquitin carboxyl-terminal hydrolase CYLD: protein METKPVEKDKFFIVIRGKSRKGFCRGCIGRVEAETKHGELMGLMYNGGSNPKSGGGLVKRDDTYPLNRHQAQLLLFVPSVGKRLELLCNPQLFSAICQLAQGDLVVVKHKKGHLPGLVKNLMQIGKKENEEDLHMVGFEVEFVDSENNLSPKKAAPLPLVNAADIIQVVPSYSVPFGLQWRDSKYRGQHNTVSRISSMPNIASYAQHATESDHNVAQNQDAGTCHVPLEVGSIVEVVSNTGVTVYGVIRWLGIPGGKTEEWAGIELDYEVNGCSDGKYRDQRYFTCTTGRALFVPVTKCSPDGRFVSSSTQAQNLKPIDTPPDIPFEDTGENAPPIPESEALSLLVGRMRGIQGHINSCYLDATLFSLFSSSMTLDNVCHAHADAEQPTTCTLRKIVNHLRRQGFVPAESVMNFRKQLGCDTFSTEEKDPEEFITLLFQKVLCMEPLLKLRSRRERAHGAYTFQIFLEKEQVGQMPTVQQLMDTSCLSCDLKFEEIPSCLIVQMPRFGNKYKMFPHIIPSLELDITDLLYNSPRECFICGRVGEYECLQCLPDRKLQPGRIKQYCVTCNTQVHSHPTREGHAPKALAVPTDVPVETPVSRHTVELFAVLCIHTSHYVSFVKYGSDPRSWLFFDSMADRCGDDQNGYNIPEIRACPELGDFLSQSEEQLARSDPARAPELVSRLLCDSYMCLYQNPVEPLSK, encoded by the exons ATGGAGACCAAACCTGTGGAGAAGGATAAGTTTTTCATCGTGATCAGAGGGAAGTCACGGAAAGGCTTCTGCCGTGGATGTATCGGCCGTGTGGAGGCAGAAACAAAGCACGGGGAGCTGATGGGACTGATGTACAATGGAGGCAGCAACCCAAAGAGCGGAGGAGGCCTGGTGAAGAGGGATGACACTTATCCCCTCAACAGACACCAGGCACAGCTTCTCCTCTTCGTACCGTCTGTCGGAAAGCGTCTGGAGCTGCTGTGCAACCCCCAGCTGTTCTCTGCCATTTGCCAGCTGGCACAGGGAGACCTGGTGGTGGTGAAGCATAAGAAGGGACACCTGCCGGGGCTGGTCAAGAACCTGATGCAGATCGGGAAGAAGGAGAACGAGGAGGACCTCCACATGGTTGGCTTTGAGGTGGAATTTGTG GACAGTGAAAACAATCTGTCACCCAAGAAAGCTGCTCCTCTTCCGCTGGTCAACGCTGCAGACATCATCCAAGTGGTTCCGTCGTACTCTGTTCCCTTTGGACTCCAATGGAGAGACAGCAAATATAGGG GCCAACATAACACTGTGTCACGCATCAGCTCCATGCCCAACATAGCCTCCTATGCACAACATGCAACAGAAAGTGACCATAATGTTGCTCAGAACCAAGATGCCGGCACATGCCATGTGCCTTTGGAGGTGGGGTCCATAGTGGAGGTGGTGTCCAACACAGGGGTGACAGTGTATGGAGTCATCCGGTggttgggcatccctggaggaaaGACTGAAGAATGGGCTGGGATTGAATTG GACTATGAAGTGAATGGTTGCTCTGATGGGAAGTACAGAGACCAGCGATATTTCACCTGTACAACTGGCAGGGCTTTGTTTGTTCCTGTTACCAAGTGCAGTCCTGATGGTAGATTTGTCTCATCCTCTACACAAGCACAGAACCTTAAACCCATCGACACACCGCCAG ATATTCCATTTGAGGATACAGGGGAGAATGCCCCGCCCATCCCGGAATCAGAAGCCTTGTCTTTGTTGGTGGGAAGAATGAGAGGGATTCAAGGTCACATCAACTCCTGTTATCTTGATGCTACACTGTTCAG TTTGTTCAGCTCATCCATGACCCTGGATAATGTCTGTCACGCGCATGCTGACGCTGAACAACCCACAACGTGCACTTTGAGAAAAATAGTCAATCATCTACGCAG GCAAGGCTTCGTTCCTGCAGAGAGTGTGATGAACTTTCGCAAACAGCTTGGATGTGACACCTTCAGTACAGAAGAAAAGG ACCCGGAGGAGTTCATCACGTTGCTCTTTCAGAAGGTCCTCTGCATGGAGCCACTGCTGAAACTCCG GTCAAGACGAGAAAGAGCTCATGGCGCCTACACATTCCAGATCTTTCTGGAAAAAGAGCAAGTGGGACAGATGCccactgttcagcagctgatggacacATCATGTCTGTCATGTGACCTCAAGTTTGAAGAG ATCCCGTCCTGTCTAATTGTGCAGATGCCAAGATTCGGAAACAAGTACAAGATGTTTCCTCACATCATTCCCTCCCTGGAGCTGGACATTACAGATCTCCTATACAATT CTCCTCGGGAGTGCTTCATCTGTGGCCGTGTGGGAGAGTACGAATGTCTCCAGTGTCTGCCTGATCGAAAGCTGCAGCCGGGAAGAATCAAACAATATTGTGTAACCTGTAACACGCAG GTGCACAGTCATCCCACCAGGGAGGGTCACGCCCCCAAAGCTCTAGCAGTGCCGACAGACGTACCTGTTGAAACTCCTGTTTCCAGGCACACAGTGGAGTTGTTTGCTGTGCTCTGCATTCACACCAGCCACTATGTGTCCTTTGTAAAATATGGCTCGGATCCCCGCTCGTGGCTGTTCTTTGACAGCATGGCAGACAGATGCG GTGATGACCAAAATGGGTACAACATTCCAGAGATCAGAGCTTGTCCAGAGTTGGGCGACTTCCTGTCTCAGtcagaggagcagctggcccggtcTGACCCCGCCCGGGCTCCTGAGCTCGTGAGCAGGCTACTGTGCGACTCCTACATGTGTCTATACCAAAACCCTGTGGAGCCACTTTCAAAGTAA